One Purpureocillium takamizusanense chromosome 1, complete sequence genomic window carries:
- a CDS encoding uncharacterized protein (COG:S~EggNog:ENOG503Q5N6): protein MPSRKRSRQSVDDDAGDTDHPAGAELLDRIRNMWQFANVCQWIYIFGKAAKIDESIDVEEMEAECLKPQSTLLADVALSILKLVSSHRGLTHDIFNDQMRKQYLTKSPNNNPFGDDDTPQYFADFDVFTKIKVLQQLTQWAMIHPERLRDKMEEQKDTEQAGWRIEPYGWDRDDRTYYVLDDNRIYRMTERPPPPPRPKAKKGKTYRSGRRSSKRQRISFSPTESTPEGAAASEPVDDSLGGNTWECIAVTLQEVRAFLESLGKTRDENERVLRRQLQLHLVPILEKQEEAQQRKRLQRERELLNLAKMANAKRSSRIAGKAERQKQEEQEREEEQQRREAEAARRREERELQKMEKERDFRMFSRQRRLQEREARRLQHEEELAQLSEDSRNATTAPGRTSERRLLVEIEKSKQALRELEEEEEAWVFDCVCGLYGQVDDGTHSVACEKCNVWQHSKCLGIGEDDADRPEFHFVCSPCKRRDEATKASPRGIIKLKLHPSASGSTSNMQSTKEAAQNSRAIMTLAGSANAPSEEYQGIDSRSLMLPLQAQPTPSSRSAAPSVQLTDPAAPVATPAPCSAGQDQISAPAASVLPLKQGRVAEYSQAVASATVPYSIDTVAAPPPKPNSIVDASNEGTKSKFDAGPAYHITKPEPVTLSSSADKMTGDVNASAHRATNPTLLISSSSERSGPSLPVAANIIGETTTADDLAPSLSQKPMPDKMIDTVTSPVGPPDQPEETAMREELP from the exons ATGCCGTCACGGAAACGATCCCGGcagtccgtcgacgacgatgctggcgaCACGGATCACCCTGCAGGtgccgagctcctcgatcGGATTCGTAACATGTGGCAATTTGCAAACGTCTGCCAATGGATCTATATTTTCGGAAAGGCTGCAAAAATCGACGAGTCGATTGATGTAGAG GAGATGGAAGCAGAGTGCTTGAAGCCTCAATCCACGCTTCTCGCAGATGTCGCACTGTCCATATTGAAATTAGTTTCGTCGCACCGCGGTCTGAC GCACGACATCTTCAACGATCAGATGCGCAAGCAATACTTGACTAAATCTCCCAACAACAATCCTttcggcgatgacgacacTCCCCAATACTTTGCCGATTTTGATGTGTTCACCAAG ATCAAGGTCTTGCAGCAGCTCACACAATGGGCAATGATTCACCCCGAGCGGCTTCGCGATAAAATGGAAGAACAAAAAGATACGGAGCAAGCAGGCTGG AGGATTGAGCCCTACGGTTGGGACCGGGATGATCGAACATACTATGTCCTTGACGATAATCGCATCTACCGCATGACTGAACGTCCACCCCCGCCACCCCGGCCCAAAGCGAAGAAGGGGAAAACCTACCGATCCGGCCGCCGATCGAGTAAGCGACAGCGCATCAGCTTCTCACCAACAGAATCTACGCCAGAAGGAGCCGCCGCATCAGAGCCCGTTGACGACAGTCTCGGCGGTAATACTTGGGAGTGTATCGCTGTCACCCTTCAGGAGGTGCGAGCATTCCTGGAGAGCTTAGGCAAGACCCGTGACGAGAACGAACGAGTTCTGCGGAGGCAGCTTCAACTTCACCTTGTACCCATCCTGGAGAAGCAGGAAGAGGCTCAGCAGCGGAAACGTCTCCAGAGAGAACGGGAATTACTCAACCTTGCAAAGATGGCCAACGCGAAGAGGTCCAGTCGCATTGCGGGCAAGGCGGAACGACAGAAACAAGAAGAGCAGgaaagagaagaagagcagcagaGGCGAGAGGCCGAGGCAGCCAGACGACGCGAAGAGCGTGAACTTCAGAAGATGGAAAAGGAACGAGACTTCAGAATGTTCTCACGCCAACGTCGCCTACAGGAACGGGAGGCGCGTCGTCTGCAACACGAGGAAGAGCTAGCACAGCTCTCGGAAGACAGCAGAAATGCAACCACAGCACCAGGTCGCACGTCCGAACGGCGTCTTCTGGTGGAAATTGAGAAGAGCAAGcaggccctgcgcgagctggaggaagaggaagaagctTGGGTCTTCGACTGCGTTTGCGGCCTTTACGGCCAAGTTGACGACGGCACACACAGTGTTGCTTGCGAGAAGTGCAATGTGTGGCAACACAGCAAATGTCTGGGTATCGGGGAAGATGACGCTGACCGCCCTGAGTTTCACTTTGTCTGTAGCCCCTGCAAACGTCGAGACGAGGCCACGAAGGCATCGCCTCGGGGCATCATTAAGCTCAAGCTCCATCCgtccgccagcggcagcacctcCAACATGCAATCCACCAAGGAAGCCGCACAAAACTCACGGGCGATAATGACGCTGGCGGGTAGCGCAAACGCTCCCAGCGAAGAGTACCAAGGCATCGACTCGCGGAGCCTGATGCTGCCGCTCCAAGCGCAGCCGACGCCTTCTTCGCGAAGCGCCGCGCCATCTGTCCAGCTGACTGATCCTGCTGCGCCTGTCGCGACGCCAGCACCTTGCTCTGCTGGCCAAGATCAAATATCTGCGCCCGCTGCAAGTGTTTTGCCGCTGAAGCAAGGACGGGTCGCCGAGTATTCTCAAGCCGTCGCGAGTGCCACCGTACCATATTCCATTGACACAGTGGCAGCGCCTCCACCGAAACCAAATAGTATCGTTGATGCGAGCAACGAAGGCACAAAATCAAAATTTGACGCTGGACCAGCTTATCATATCACGAAGCCGGAGCCGGTAACCCTCAGCAGCAGTGCAGACAAGATGACTGGAGACGTTAACGCATCTGCCCACCGCGCAACAAACCCGACATTGCTGATATCAAGCAGCAGTGAGCGTTCAGGCCCAAGTCTTCCTGTTGCTGCAAACATCATTGGCGAAACTACAACAGCAGATGATTTGGCACCATCTCTGTCTCAGAAACCCATGCCGGACAAGATGATCGATACAGTAACAAGTCCAGTCGGTCCTCCCGACCAACCAGAGGAAACGGCAATGCGGGAAGAGCTCCCATAG
- a CDS encoding uncharacterized protein (COG:S~EggNog:ENOG503P3S2~SECRETED:SignalP(1-22~SECRETED:cutsite=CYS-AQ~SECRETED:prob=0.5557)), which yields MTWTSRAVTLAGLVFLAHSCYSAQEHFALSSALSKRAASQQHSEASMPIDIRIEAVVATLIICLGLVLGSQTLRPVQWNVWAGKIEREGPAGFVDGSGQVERDYRGSPFGVLESRPGFVDIRKQRRDFAKWAKGNKEG from the exons ATGACCTGGACATCTCGCGCAGTGACCCTTGCAGGGCTTGTCTTCCTCGCTCATTc ATGCTACTCGGCGCAGGAGCACTTCGCCCTGTCATCGGCCTTGTCGAAACGAGCGGCATCGCAACAACACAGTGAAGCCTCCATGCCGATCGATATTCGCATAGAAGCTGTCGTGGCGACATTGATCATCTGTCTCGGTCTCGTTCTCGGGTCCCAGACATTGCGCCCTGTTCAATGGAACGTGTGGGCTGGCAAGATTGAGCGCGAAGGCCCGGCCGGCTTCGTTGACGGCTCCGGGCAGGTAGAGCGGGACTATCGGGGTAGCCCGTTTGGGGTCCTCGAGAGTCGCCCAGGCTTTGTCGACATTCGAAAGCAACGACGCGATTTTGCCAAGTGGGCTAAGGGCAACAAAGAGGGTTGA
- a CDS encoding uncharacterized protein (EggNog:ENOG503P8CC~COG:K), which produces MGLRPPSPACSIDGFAQLQQYIDTGAAPIRCTGVAQANAEDRSRYHTANDVGSMASCNGLERGGEALVPTDYTYNNGWALHLGDQQHDFQTNQPSSNNYTGGAPFAAAIEAPGQYDLVGLVPEQRLTSLLTYQQGKVPFTPESSPPAGDCGTLRKGAGVSRRLRSVPETTRARRPRAAGKRRNPAGAAKKPFLLRQPLSEISAEAGDTLVFDVDTFVHRPTEVRKQEQRKQGKVKRPLNDFVLYRKAYSAVAKARVLSEENKNNQQLVSQICGESWGMETAAVKATFKRLANVERTKHFQAFPDYKYAPKLVKKVKDDETSLKETSATDQNAAASHHDTMPMPSAPMLQLPGHVAYMPSPNTMPGGQLPQYAPVGPYWHQPGGQQVVPPYGVGQAGYPDGQNVLRLEDARLLEEVPPPPPPPPPPPPPGAYDLQASLQGIPAQPPLDLCIDPSLLPRVGEPVYQYVAPGDCMLAAAAGPALNAEFGDNFMAAIPDLDVDGAHNAYLRGTHGDWEVEFLDEGSHFNDWMAQEEHANFKP; this is translated from the coding sequence ATGGGACTCCGTCCACCGTCCCCCGCCTGTTCGATTGACGGCTTTGCGCAATTGCAGCAGTACATTGACACAGGCGCCGCTCCCATACGGTGTACCGGAGTTGCTCAGGCCAATGCCGAGGACCGGTCGCGATACCACACGGCAAACGATGTTGGGAGCATGGCATCGTGCAACGGGCTCGAaaggggcggcgaggccctggtCCCGACAGACTACACGTACAACAATGGGTGGGCGCTCCATCTTGGcgaccagcagcacgacTTCCAGACTAACCAGCCATCGTCGAACAATTACACTGGTGGCGCACCGTTTGCGGCTGCGATAGAAGCTCCAGGCCAGTACGACCTGGTAGGGCTCGTCCCCGAACAACGGCTCACAAGTCTGTTGACATACCAGCAGGGAAAAGTGCCTTTCACTCCAgagagctcgccgcccgcaggaGACTGCGGCACGTTGAGAAAGGGTGCCGGGGTGTCGAGGCGTCTACGGTCAGTCCCAGAGACTActcgtgctcgccggccgcgggcggcaggcaagAGACGCAACCCGGCAGGGGCTGCAAAGAAACCATTCCTTCTCAGACAGCCGCTGAGCGAGATATCAGCCGAGGCCGGTGACACGCTCGTGTTCGACGTCGACACCTTTGTGCACCGGCCTACAGAAGTGCGGAAGCAGGAGCAGAGGAAGCAGGGCAAAGTGAAGCGCCCACTGAACGACTTTGTACTCTACCGCAAGGCGTATAGCGCGGTGGCAAAGGCGCGAGTGCTCTCGGAAGAGAATAAGAACAACCAACAGCTCGTCTCTCAGATATGCGGGGAGTCATGGGGGATGGAGactgccgccgtcaaggccaccTTCAAGAGATTGGCCAACGTTGAGAGAACTAAACACTTTCAGGCTTTTCCGGACTACAAATACGCGCCAAAGCTGGTCAAGAaggtcaaggacgacgagaccTCGCTGAAGGAGACTTCAGCCACGGACCAGAATGCTGCGGCTAGTCATCACGACACAATGCCAATGCCTTCGGCGCCGATGCTCCAACTACCTGGCCATGTGGCGTACATGCCGTCACCGAACACAATGCCCGGGGGCCAGCTGCCACAGTACGCTCCAGTTGGGCCTTACTGGCACCAACCCGGAGGGCAGCAAGTTGTACCACCATATGGCGTTGGACAAGCGGGCTACCCCGATGGCCAAAATGTGCTCCGACTCGAAGACGCACGGCTCCTGGAggaggtgccgccgccgccgccgccgccgccgccgccgccaccgccgggtGCCTACGACCTGCAAGCATCTCTGCAGGGAATACCCGCTCAGCCGCCGCTTGATCTCTGCATCGACCCATCTCTGCTCCCGCGCGTAGGCGAGCCGGTCTACCAGTACGTGGCTCCCGGAGACTGCAtgttggcggcagcggctggacCAGCGCTAAATGCAGAGTTCGGTGACAACTTCATGGCGGCAATACCTGATctcgatgtcgacggcgcccacAATGCCTACCTACGAGGGACTCACGGCGACTGGGAGGTCGAATTTCTGGATGAGGGCAGCCACTTCAACGACTGGATGGCGCAAGAGGAACATGCAAACTTCAAGCCATGA